One window from the genome of Sebastes umbrosus isolate fSebUmb1 chromosome 12, fSebUmb1.pri, whole genome shotgun sequence encodes:
- the LOC119499281 gene encoding tripartite motif-containing protein 16-like, with protein MAQQGVQLDRKTFCCLFCQDLLKDPPHYESPAFEKHKLVEPSKNLWENICSRHQDEVMKMLCCTHQQGICSPDEHLKLKLSRLNIQQRIQDREKDVKLLQQEVEAVNRSADKAVEDSEKIFTELIRLMEKRSCDVKQQVRSQQKSEVSRVKELQEKLEQEITELKRRDAELKLLSHTEDQNQFLHSYPSLSPLSEPTSSIDIRPLRYFEDVTVAVSEVIDKLQDVLSEKWTNISQTVTEVDVLLSNSQAEPKTRAGFLKYSREITLDPNTAHTVVLLSEGNRKATSTDQNQKYSSHPDRFTVWGQVLSRESLTGRCYWEVEWQGNGVLIAVAYKNNRREGGWNECGFGHNDKSWTFRFDRDRYAFWYNNVKTPVSGPLSSRIGVYLDHSAGYNTKLMEKM; from the exons ATGGCGCAGCAAGGAGTTCAACTGGACCGAAAGACCTTCTGCTGTTTATTCTGTcaggatctactgaaggatccg cctcattatgaATCGCCTGCTTTTGAAAAgcacaagctggtggagccctccaagaaTCTCTgggagaacatctgctctcgtcatcaagatgaggtgatgaagatgctCTGCTGTACTCACCAGCAGGGTATCTGCTCTCCAGATGAACATTTAAAGCTCAAGCtgagtcgactcaacatccagcagaggatccaggacagagagaaagatgtgaagctgctccaacaggaggtggaggctgtcaatcgctctgctgataaagcagtggaggacagtgagaagatcttcaccgagctgatccgtctcatggagaaaagaagctgtgatgtgaagcagcaggtcagatcccagcagaaaagtgaagtgagtcgagtcaaagagcttcaggagaagctggagcaggagatcactgaaCTGAAGAGAAGAGAcgctgagctgaagctgctgtcacacacagaggatcaaaACCAGTTTCTACACAGCTACCCTTCTCTGTCACCGCTCAGTGAGCCTACATCCAGCATTGATATCCGTCCTCTGcgctactttgaggacgtgacggtagctgtgtcagaagtcatagataaactacaggacgttctgagtgagaaatggacaaacatctcacagacagtgactgaagtggatgttttactgtcaaaTTCACAAgcagagcccaagaccagagctggattcttaaaatattcccgagaaatcacactggatccaaatacagcacacacagtggtgttattatctgaggggaacagaaaagcaacatcaACAGATCAAAATCAGAAATATTCTAGTCACCCGGACAGATTCACTGTATGGGgtcaggtcctgagtagagagagcttgactggacgttgttactgggaggtggagtggcAAGGAAATGGAGTTCTTATAGCAGTCGCATACAAGAACAACCGCAGAGAAGGTGGCTGGAATGAATGTGGATTTGGACACAATGACAAATCTTGGACATTTAGATTTGACAGAGACCGTTATGCATTTTGGTACAACAATGTTAAAACTCCTGTCTcaggtcctctgtcctccagaaTAGGAGTGTActtggatcacagtgcag GGTATAATACAAAGCTGATggagaaaatgtaa
- the LOC119499284 gene encoding tripartite motif-containing protein 16-like has protein sequence MAQQGVQLDRKTFCCLFCQDLLKDPPKTRAGFLRYSRDITLDPNTAQNWLSLSEGNRKVKWTGKGIYIAVAYKTISRDRWTGEDCTFGFNDKSWSLYCFEQKYGFIHNGTFTRISGPVSSGPLSSRVGVYLDHSAGILSFYNVSETMTLLHRVQTTFTEPLYAGLGPHRVSEGDTAEFCKLK, from the exons ATGGCGCAGCAAGGAGTTCAACTGGACCGAAAGACCTTCTGCTGTTTATTCTGTcaggatctactgaaggatccg cccaagaccagagctggattcttaCGATATTCACGTGatatcacactggatccaaacacagcacaaAATTGGCTGTcattatctgaggggaacagaaaa gtgaaGTGGACAGGGAAAGGGATTTATATAGCAGTTGCATACAAGACTATCAGCAGAGACCGGTGGACAGGGGAAGACTGTACATTCGGATTTAATGACAAATCTTGGTCATTGTATTGTTTCGAACAGAAATATGGCTTTATCCACAACGGTACCTTCACTCGTATCTCAGGTCCTGTGTCCTcaggtcctctgtcctccagagtaggagtgtatctggatcacagtgcaggtattctgtccttctacaacgtctctgaaaccatgactctcctccacagagtccagaccacattcactgagcctctctatgctggacttgGGCCACACAGGGTTTCTGAGGGAGACACTGCTGAGTTCTGTAAACTCAAATAA
- the LOC119499433 gene encoding LOW QUALITY PROTEIN: tripartite motif-containing protein 16-like (The sequence of the model RefSeq protein was modified relative to this genomic sequence to represent the inferred CDS: inserted 2 bases in 1 codon) has translation MALQGVQLDRESFSCSICLDLLKDPVTILCGHSYCMNCIKTHWDGEEEKKIYSCPQCRQTCTPRPVLMKDTMLADLVEQLKKTGLQAAPADHCYAGPEDVACDVCTGRKLKAFKSCLVCLASYCEKHLQPHYELFENHKLVEPSKKLQENICSRHNEVMKMFCRTDQQCICYLCSVEEHKGHDTVSAAAERTKRQRELEVSRLNIQQRIQDREKDVKLLQQEVKAVNRSADKAVKDSEKIFTELIRLMEKRSCDVKQQVRSQQKSEVSRVKELQEKLEQEVTELKRRDAELKLLSXTQDHNQFLHNYPSLSPLSESTSSIDIRPLRYFEDVTVAVSEVMDKLRVVLSEKWTNISQTVTEVDVLLSNSQAEPKTRAGFLKYSREITLDPNTAHEVVLLSEGNRKATSTEQNQKYSNHPDRFTECWQVLSRESLTGRCYWEVEWRGNGVLIAVAYKNNRREGGWNECGFGHNDKSWTFRFDRDRYAFWYNNVKTPVSGPQSSRVGVYLDHSAGILSFYSISTNNQTMTLLHRVQTTFTEPLYAGIWLYYNYGVTAEFCKLK, from the exons ATGGCGCTGCAAGGAGTTCAGCTGGACCGAGAGTcattctcctgctccatctgtctggatctactgaaggatccggtgactattctgtgtggacacagctactgcatgaactgtattaaaactCACTGGgatggagaagaagagaagaagatctacagctgccctcagtgtcGGCAGACCTGCACACCGAGGCCTGTCCTCATGAAAGACACCATGTTGGCAGATTTAGTGGAGcaactgaagaagactggactccaagctgctcctgctgatcactgctatgctggacctgaagatgtggcctgtgatgtctgcactgggaggaaactgaaagccttcaagtcctgtctggtgtgtctggcctcttactgtgagaaacacctccagcctcattatgaattatttgaaaatcacaagctggtggagccctccaagaagctccaggagaacatctgctctcgtcacaacgaggtgatgaagatgttctgtcgtactgatcagcagtgtatctgttatctctgctctgtggaggaacataaaggccacgacaccgtctcTGCTGCGGCAGAAAGGAccaagaggcagagagagctggaggtgagtcgactcaacatccagcagaggatccaggacagagagaaagatgtgaagctgctccaacaggaggtgaaggctgtcaatcgctctgctgataaagcagtgaaggacagtgagaagatcttcaccgagctgatccgtctcatggagaaaagaagctgtgatgtgaagcagcaggtcagatcccagcagaaaagtgaagtgagtcgagtcaaagagcttcaggagaagctggagcaggaggtcactgagctgaagaggagagacgctgagctgaagctgctgtc cacacaggaTCACAATCAGTTTCTACACaactacccctcactgtcaccactcagTGAATCTACATCCAGCATCGATATCCGTCCTCTGCGCTACTTTGAGGATGTGACGGTAGCTGTGTCAGAAGTCATGGATAAACTACGGGTCGTTCTGAGTGAGAAATGGACAAACATCTCGCAGACAGTaactgaagtggatgttttactgtcaaaTTCACAAgcagagcccaagaccagagctggattcttaaaatattcccgagaaatcacactggatccaaacacagcacacGAAGTGgtgttattatctgaggggaacagaaaagcaacatcaACCGAGCAAAATCAGAAATATTCCAATCACCCGGACAGATTCACTGAATGTTGgcaggtcctgagtagagagagtctgactggacgttgttactgggaggtggagtggcGAGGAAATGGAGTTCTTATAGCAGTCGCATACAAGAACAACCGCAGAGAAGGGGGCTGGAATGAATGTGGATTTGGACACAATGACAAATCTTGGACATTTAGATTTGACAGAGACCGTTATGCATTTTGGTACAACAATGTTAAAACTCCTGTCTCAGGTCCtcagtcctccagagtaggagtgtacctggatcacagtgcaggtattctgtccttctacagcatCTCCACCAACAATCAAACCATGAccctcctccacagagtccagaccacattcactgagcctctctatgctggaaTTTGGCTTTATTACAATTATGGAGTCACTGCTGAGTtctgtaaactgaaatag
- the LOC119498698 gene encoding E3 ubiquitin/ISG15 ligase TRIM25-like, translating to MAQQGVQLDRKTFCCLFCQDLLKDPVTIPCGHSYCMNCLKRSCFEKNGKKIIICPECWHTFTLRPVLMKNTMLADLVEELKKTGLQAAPADHCYAGPEDVACDVCTGRKLKAFKSCLVCLTSYCEKHLQPHYELFENHKLVEPSKKLQENICSRHDEVMKMFCRTDQQCICYLCSVEEHKGHDTVSAATERTERQRELEVSRLNIQQRIQDREKDVKLLQKEVEAVNHSADKAVKYSDKIFTKLMLLMEKRSCDVKQQVRSQQKSEVSRVKELQEKLEQEITELKRRDAELKLLSHTEDHNQFLHNYPSLSPLRESTYSIDIRPLRYFEDVRAAVSEVMDKLRVVLSDKWTNISQTVTEVDVLLSNSQAEPKTRAGFLKYSREITLDPNTAHEVVLLSEGNRKATSTEQNQKYSNHPDRFTECWQVLSRESLTGRCYWEVEWQGNGVLIAVAYKNNRREGGWNECGFGHNDKSWTFRFDRDRYAFWYNNVKTPVSGPQSSRVGVYLDHSAGILSFYSVSTNNQTMTLLHRVQTTFTEPLYAGIWLYYNYGVTAEFCKLK from the coding sequence ATGGCGCAGCAAGGAGTTCAACTGGACCGAAAGACCTTCTGCTGTTTATTCTGTcaggatctactgaaggatccggtgactattccctgtggacacagctaTTGCATGAACTGTCTTAAACGCTCTTGCTTTGAAAAGAATGGGAAGAAAATCATCATCTGCCCTGAGTGTTGGCACACCTTCACACTGAGGCCTgtcctgatgaaaaacaccatgttagcagatttagtggaggagctgaagaagactggactccaagctgctcctgctgatcactgctatgctggacctgaagatgtggcctgtgatgtctgcactgggaggaaactgaaagccttcaagtcctgtctggtgtgtctgacctcttactgtgagaaacacctccagcctcattatgaattatttgaaaatcacaagctggtggagccctccaagaagctccaggagaacatctgctctcgtcacgacgaagtgatgaagatgttctgtcgtactgatcagcagtgtatctgttatctctgctctgtggaggaacataaaggccacgacaccgtctcagctgcaacagaaaggaccgagaggcagagagagctggaggtgagtcgactcaacatccagcagaggatccaggacagagagaaagatgtgaagctgctccaaaaggaggtggaggctgtcaatcactctgctgataaagcagtgaagTACAGTGATAAGATCTTCACCAAGCTGATGCttctcatggagaaaagaagctgtgatgtgaagcagcaggtcagatcccagcagaaaagtgaagtgagtcgagtcaaagagcttcaggagaagctggagcaggagatcactgagctgaagaggagagacgctgagctgaagctgctgtcacacacagaggatcacaatCAGTTTCTACACaactacccctcactgtcaccactcagAGAATCTACATACAGCATCGATATCCGTCCTCTGcgctactttgaggacgtgagGGCAGCTGTGTCAGAAGTCATGGATAAACTACGGGTCGTTCTGAGTGACAAATGGACAAACATCTCgcagacagtgactgaagtggatgttttactgtcaaaTTCACAAgcagagcccaagaccagagctggattcttaaaatattcacgagaaatcacactggatccaaacacagcacacGAAGTGgtgttattatctgaggggaacagaaaagcaacatcaACCGAGCAAAATCAGAAATATTCCAATCACCCGGACAGATTCACTGAATGTTGgcaggtcctgagtagagagagtctgactggacgttgttactgggaggtggagtggcAAGGAAATGGAGTTCTTATAGCAGTCGCATACAAGAACAACCGCAGAGAAGGGGGCTGGAATGAATGTGGATTTGGACACAATGACAAATCTTGGACATTTAGATTTGACAGAGACCGTTATGCATTTTGGTACAACAATGTTAAAACTCCTGTCTCAGGTCCtcagtcctccagagtaggagtgtacttggatcacagtgcaggtattctgtccttctacagcgtctccACCAACAATCAAACCATGAccctcctccacagagtccagaccacattcactgagcctctctatgctggaaTTTGGCTTTATTACAATTATGGAGTCACTGCTGAGTtctgtaaactgaaatag